Sequence from the Fodinibius salicampi genome:
AAGGAGTTGCCCACTATTTACAAAAGAGCTGTCTGTTCCTACCTCAAAATAGAGATCATTACCCTGCATGCTTTCAATACGTTCTTGGGTATCCACATTATTGAGATCAACCACCTCTTCTACGATATGATAGGAAAGGACCTCAGTAAGTTCTTCTTCTGAAAAAGAAGAAAATGTTCCTTCCGGAAGCTCATCAAAGGCCTCTTCGGTTGGAATAAGAACGGTAAAAGGACCTTCATTCGCAATCGTAGAATCGAGTTCTGCTTCGTCTGTCTCGCTTAAATAGCCCACAAAAGTATCAAATTCGGAGTAGGATTTTGCTTCTTCAAGTAAATTTCCCGGTGCCTGATTGGGATTTGAGCTATCCAGACAGGAAGTAAGAACGAATGAACAAATAAATAGGATAATAGGTAGATGTAAAAGAGATAAAGTGTTGTTCTTTTTCATAATAATATAAAGTGTGTACTAAAGATTAGGGTTTCATTTCCTTTTAAGGTTTATAATACACACCCTTTGATGAGTATAACTATTATGATCTCTCTCTATATCGATTCCTGAGTTTTTCAATCAGCTAATAGCTTTTCGAATCCTGTTTTCAAGGGCAGGAATCAACGGATGATCTTGTGATTGGGTAAACCGTTCAATGGCTATCGCTTTATACCCTTCATAATCAGCTTGGCGGAAACGGTCATAAAGTTCACGGGCAAATTTTTTAAAGTCTCCATCATATTCTATGATATTGTTACTTTTTTTATTGGCATTATGGCTGTGGAGCAGATAAAGTATATCCGGATTATTTAACTGACCTTCCTTATTCAACCATTTTACCTTTGCATCCGGAGAATAATGAGAATATTTAGTACCCGGACTTTTAGGGGTTTCCTCAGATTGGTTTCCTTTATTACGATGAATCTTTTTACCTATCGTATCCTCAATTTCTTGAATAGTGACCGCTCCCGGACGATAAATGAGGTAGGGCTCTTTTGAAACGTCAAGGACCGTTGATTCTAATCCAATGGCTGTTTCGCCGGCATCAATTACCGGGAAGTCTTCCCCAAAGTCCTCCCGTACGTGTTGGGGTTTCGTGGGGCTGGGCTTCCCGGAAGAGTTGGCGCTGGGAGCTACCAGAGCCCCTGTATTTGCGATAAGCTCTTGTGACAGAGGATGGCTGGGCCAGCGGATGGCTACCGTATCAAGCCCGGCAGTTACCAGGTCTAGTACTTCAGATTTCTTTTTAAAGATGAGGGTTAGTGGACCCGGCCAAAATTTTTGAATAAGTTTTTGGGCGTCTTCCGAAACGTCATCGGTAAATTCATGAACCATAGATGTACTCGCTACATGAACAATCAATGGATTATCGGAAGGACGTCCTTTCTGAGTAAATACCTTTTGAACGGCACTCGGATTCCATGCATCTGCCCCAAGACCATAAACTGTCTCAGTGGGAAAGGCAATGAGTTCTCCCTTTTTAATTAATTGTATATATCGATCAAGCATAACTTACTTCTTTAGTGTATGCAGATGATATTTCCTTTAGAAACTTTGCGGCTGCTTCCGGATCCGGAATTTCGTGAATGACAAACCGTACCTTGTCATCTTTTTGAACGACTTTGAATTTATTCTCAGCCTCCTCTTGCAGTGTTTTTAGTAATTTTTGGAAGCGTTCTCCATAGAATTCTTCTCCAAGGTCCGAATCGTGCTTAGGACACTCCATCCACATCCGGTTGGACCGGATACGTACTTTCGTAATGAAAAGTCGTGAAGCAAAAAGCTTAATAACCGTTGCCGTAATGAGGTTCTGTGTAGCTTCGGGTACGGGTCCAAAGCGATCTTTTATCTCTTCCTTCCAATCACGAATCTCTTCCAGCTGTTGAGCACTGGCCAGTTTCCTATAAAGATTAAGCCGTTCGACACTGTCAGATACATAATTACT
This genomic interval carries:
- a CDS encoding fasciclin domain-containing protein; translation: MKKNNTLSLLHLPIILFICSFVLTSCLDSSNPNQAPGNLLEEAKSYSEFDTFVGYLSETDEAELDSTIANEGPFTVLIPTEEAFDELPEGTFSSFSEEELTEVLSYHIVEEVVDLNNVDTQERIESMQGNDLYFEVGTDSSFVNSGQLLASVGADNGVIYQINKVMLPDSYLHTAGLISKRYQLDSLDSALSDADLQADLADTTQNYTVFAPEDEAFEDATLQDALEYHVVPQKLMSDDFSSSQTYETLSGEELTVEIDGENIIINGEATVSTADIEGNNGVVHIIDTILEVPSKE
- a CDS encoding L-threonylcarbamoyladenylate synthase, whose translation is MLDRYIQLIKKGELIAFPTETVYGLGADAWNPSAVQKVFTQKGRPSDNPLIVHVASTSMVHEFTDDVSEDAQKLIQKFWPGPLTLIFKKKSEVLDLVTAGLDTVAIRWPSHPLSQELIANTGALVAPSANSSGKPSPTKPQHVREDFGEDFPVIDAGETAIGLESTVLDVSKEPYLIYRPGAVTIQEIEDTIGKKIHRNKGNQSEETPKSPGTKYSHYSPDAKVKWLNKEGQLNNPDILYLLHSHNANKKSNNIIEYDGDFKKFARELYDRFRQADYEGYKAIAIERFTQSQDHPLIPALENRIRKAIS